The Gimibacter soli genome includes a region encoding these proteins:
- a CDS encoding DUF417 family protein, whose protein sequence is MISSLVHYSPDVATRQRIAVGSLAIVFLWFAAMNLTGTATPIVARWLTGHTSLSGRSLNSESVAIALGAAQALGALLLLAGRTRKAGATILLLISLGALSLLFTNPVWDDSLGGFPAIGSGQSILKYATIAGLCLYVLQQHRAAHSFMLGGLLLVLVWIGGMKFTGPEAAGIAPLLSTSPVFNWWLVPYFSDQGASNVIGVLELVTVILLTGAWWNKGLFRLGLLACAATFVVTLSFLASFDPAWTSAGFPYLGSGGQFLLKDLLLLAGTILLLPEKA, encoded by the coding sequence ATGATCAGTTCTCTCGTTCACTATTCGCCGGACGTGGCCACCCGCCAACGTATCGCCGTGGGGTCACTGGCAATCGTCTTCCTGTGGTTCGCCGCCATGAATCTGACGGGCACGGCCACGCCGATTGTCGCCCGCTGGCTGACGGGTCATACCTCCCTTTCCGGAAGGAGCCTGAACAGTGAGAGCGTGGCCATCGCCCTTGGCGCCGCACAAGCGCTTGGCGCCCTCCTCCTGTTGGCAGGACGCACTCGCAAAGCAGGCGCCACCATCCTGCTGCTGATCTCGCTCGGGGCGCTCAGTCTTCTCTTCACCAATCCGGTGTGGGACGACAGCCTCGGCGGCTTTCCCGCCATCGGGTCGGGGCAAAGTATCCTGAAATACGCGACGATTGCCGGGCTTTGCCTTTATGTCCTGCAACAGCACCGCGCAGCCCACAGCTTCATGCTCGGTGGGCTACTGCTTGTACTCGTATGGATCGGCGGGATGAAATTCACAGGCCCCGAGGCGGCAGGCATTGCGCCGCTTCTGTCCACCAGCCCGGTATTCAACTGGTGGCTCGTCCCTTATTTCAGCGACCAAGGGGCATCCAATGTGATCGGTGTCTTGGAACTGGTGACCGTCATCCTTCTGACCGGCGCCTGGTGGAACAAGGGTCTCTTCCGCCTCGGCCTCCTTGCTTGTGCGGCCACCTTCGTCGTCACGCTCAGCTTTCTCGCAAGCTTCGACCCGGCATGGACAAGCGCTGGCTTCCCGTATCTTGGCTCCGGCGGCCAGTTTCTGCTGAAAGATCTGTTGCTGTTGGCAGGCACAATCCTGCTGCTGCCTGAAAAAGCATGA
- a CDS encoding TonB-dependent siderophore receptor, translating into MFENHHQRRLARILGLSVAASALLATPALSATYAAGDDVEEIIVSGRAQTLYRVSETSVVRGAADPLDIPQSVTVLNAALIADQGARDMTDLYRNIAGISTFSYSGVTFRGFRQDQVFYDNLRGNPFIAFSVPKLFNIERVEVLKGPAGMLYGPGEPGGLINYVTKVPTEELAASASLTGGNYDRYGAAGDVSGALNKSETILGRVGAFYESMKPFRNNTKDTSLILDGGLTFKLGESARLITQVSHYDQDMQAARLRGVPVDDNGDFLADRGWNTNEASDFLDLKATVLQSRLLGEVSDGWSYELAVRYFDANERQQYHEARGLVDTDDDGVVDASRRELRDQERNTMGLTIAASSVINKPLFGLDNTILVGGDYYREDSDFWGRTVPNVEIPLLSLNNPVYGQSGASFYDLDSYTLRSTESRLTRTGIYLQDQLSLTDNLILIAGVRYDDFKDEDLLGDSGFSDGDWALRGGVIYKPVDGLSFYASWSESFEPQSISSQSELAGGPFSPMTGSQIEGGVKFDLFNGRLQGGAAIYQIKRQNMLQVDPNGDESDGVADFSTIGEVTSEGFEVELVADLTDAWVLTANYGYNDARITRTVPGGTFTNAVGDRFANAPKHQAGLWTRYEVASINTTFAAGMEYVGERVSIEGQPVNPYTIFDASIIYKFSEELDVMLRADNIFDKKYAASGFIARTGHFPGEPRTVFVELRWKL; encoded by the coding sequence ATGTTTGAAAATCATCATCAGCGCCGTCTGGCGCGCATTCTTGGTCTGTCTGTCGCGGCGTCCGCGCTCCTGGCCACTCCGGCCCTGTCTGCAACCTATGCCGCCGGCGACGATGTGGAGGAGATCATTGTCTCCGGCCGCGCGCAGACGCTTTACCGTGTTTCGGAAACGAGCGTTGTGCGCGGTGCTGCTGACCCGCTTGATATCCCGCAGTCCGTAACCGTGCTGAATGCCGCGCTGATCGCCGACCAGGGCGCGCGTGACATGACGGACCTTTACCGCAACATCGCCGGTATCTCGACCTTCAGCTATTCGGGCGTCACTTTCCGTGGCTTCCGTCAGGATCAGGTCTTTTACGACAATCTGCGCGGCAACCCCTTCATCGCCTTCTCGGTACCGAAGCTGTTCAATATCGAGCGGGTCGAGGTCCTCAAGGGTCCAGCCGGCATGCTTTATGGCCCCGGCGAGCCGGGCGGTCTGATCAACTATGTGACCAAGGTACCGACCGAGGAACTGGCCGCGAGCGCGAGCCTGACGGGCGGCAATTACGACCGCTATGGTGCAGCCGGCGATGTTTCGGGCGCGCTGAACAAGAGCGAGACGATCCTTGGCCGGGTGGGTGCCTTCTATGAAAGCATGAAGCCCTTCCGCAATAACACGAAGGACACGTCGCTCATCCTTGATGGTGGTCTTACCTTCAAGCTTGGTGAAAGCGCGCGCCTCATCACGCAAGTCAGCCATTATGACCAGGACATGCAGGCCGCCCGCTTGCGCGGCGTGCCGGTGGACGACAACGGCGATTTCCTTGCCGACCGCGGCTGGAACACCAACGAAGCCAGCGACTTCCTCGACCTGAAAGCCACGGTGCTGCAATCCCGCCTGCTGGGCGAGGTATCGGACGGCTGGAGCTATGAGCTTGCCGTGCGCTATTTCGATGCGAACGAGCGGCAGCAGTATCACGAGGCACGCGGCCTTGTGGATACGGACGACGACGGCGTGGTTGATGCCTCGCGCCGCGAACTGCGCGATCAGGAACGCAACACCATGGGCCTCACCATCGCGGCCTCTAGCGTGATCAACAAGCCGCTTTTCGGGCTCGATAACACCATCCTCGTGGGTGGGGACTATTACCGCGAGGATTCGGACTTCTGGGGCCGCACGGTGCCGAACGTCGAAATCCCGCTCCTCAGCCTCAATAATCCGGTCTACGGCCAGTCAGGCGCGTCCTTCTATGATCTTGACAGCTATACCTTGCGCAGCACGGAATCGCGGCTGACCCGCACCGGCATCTATCTGCAGGACCAGTTGAGCCTGACCGATAATCTCATCCTGATCGCCGGTGTGCGCTACGACGACTTCAAGGACGAAGACCTGCTTGGTGACAGCGGCTTTTCGGATGGTGACTGGGCGCTGCGTGGCGGTGTGATCTACAAGCCCGTTGACGGCCTTTCCTTCTATGCCAGCTGGTCGGAGAGCTTCGAGCCGCAGTCCATTTCCTCGCAAAGCGAGCTTGCCGGCGGGCCTTTCAGCCCGATGACCGGCAGCCAGATCGAGGGCGGCGTGAAGTTTGACCTGTTCAACGGTCGCCTGCAGGGCGGTGCTGCCATCTATCAGATCAAGCGCCAGAATATGCTGCAGGTGGACCCGAACGGGGACGAGAGCGACGGCGTTGCCGACTTCTCGACAATCGGCGAGGTGACGAGCGAAGGCTTCGAGGTGGAGCTTGTAGCCGACCTGACCGATGCCTGGGTGCTGACGGCCAACTATGGCTATAACGATGCCCGCATCACCCGCACCGTGCCGGGCGGTACCTTCACGAATGCTGTGGGCGACCGTTTTGCCAACGCACCGAAGCATCAGGCAGGCCTCTGGACCCGCTATGAAGTTGCCTCGATCAACACGACCTTCGCCGCCGGCATGGAATATGTGGGCGAACGGGTCAGTATTGAAGGCCAGCCGGTTAATCCCTATACGATCTTCGATGCCTCGATCATCTACAAGTTCAGCGAAGAGCTCGATGTGATGCTGCGTGCCGACAATATCTTCGACAAGAAATATGCTGCATCGGGCTTCATCGCGCGTACCGGCCACTTCCCGGGCGAGCCGCGCACGGTGTTTGTCGAACTGCGCTGGAAGCTCTGA
- a CDS encoding PepSY-associated TM helix domain-containing protein — MAKGRSIWWLVHHWAGMKVSLFLTFILATGTLAVLSAEIDWLIHPEMRVESREGPVASWGELVVAGLAAAPEGARLERISEPRDPWFAAEMMIVDAGGNRQRIFIDPWTTEVQGILPWFNAQRLFRELHRHLMLPVKIGLPFVGILSLPLLASVITAFVVYKRWWRGFFKWPASPGAKRGSPRRFYGDLHRLAGVWSLWFVLVIGLTGLWYLVEWGGGNAPQPERPAEILPTIEQIDAVTLDAAIAAVKADYPALRITSIYFPEGKPGGLVVMGQADAILVRERANAVLIDPATPRVVQRLRGEDLTLHQRISEAADPLHFGTFGGFWVRLLWFFFGMLLTLLAVTGILIYARRLAPKASVAETAPGTLMRMWVAMGPFAWPSAALCSIGLAMAAANIAAG; from the coding sequence ATGGCCAAAGGGCGTTCCATATGGTGGCTTGTTCACCACTGGGCGGGGATGAAAGTCAGCCTGTTCCTGACCTTCATCCTCGCCACCGGGACGCTCGCTGTATTGTCGGCTGAAATCGACTGGCTGATCCATCCCGAAATGCGGGTGGAAAGCCGGGAGGGGCCGGTTGCGAGCTGGGGTGAGCTTGTGGTGGCAGGGCTTGCCGCTGCCCCCGAAGGCGCCCGGCTTGAACGCATCAGCGAACCGCGCGACCCGTGGTTTGCGGCTGAAATGATGATTGTGGACGCGGGCGGCAATCGCCAGCGCATTTTCATCGATCCCTGGACGACCGAAGTGCAGGGCATCCTGCCGTGGTTCAACGCCCAGCGGCTGTTCCGGGAACTGCACCGCCACCTGATGCTGCCGGTGAAAATCGGCTTGCCCTTCGTGGGCATTCTTTCGCTGCCGCTGCTGGCCTCGGTGATCACGGCCTTCGTTGTTTATAAACGCTGGTGGCGCGGCTTCTTCAAATGGCCGGCAAGCCCCGGCGCAAAGCGCGGCAGCCCGCGCCGATTCTATGGCGACCTGCACCGGCTGGCAGGCGTGTGGAGCCTGTGGTTCGTGCTCGTCATCGGCCTTACCGGGCTCTGGTATCTTGTGGAATGGGGCGGCGGCAACGCGCCACAGCCCGAGCGCCCGGCGGAGATACTGCCCACTATCGAACAGATCGATGCCGTAACGCTCGACGCGGCCATTGCTGCCGTGAAGGCCGATTATCCAGCGCTTCGCATTACGTCGATCTATTTTCCTGAAGGCAAACCCGGGGGGCTTGTCGTGATGGGGCAGGCGGATGCAATACTTGTTCGCGAACGGGCGAATGCTGTGCTCATCGATCCCGCCACCCCGCGTGTGGTACAGCGCCTGCGCGGTGAGGACCTGACCCTCCACCAGCGTATCAGCGAAGCGGCTGACCCGCTGCATTTTGGCACTTTCGGCGGCTTCTGGGTGCGGCTTTTGTGGTTCTTCTTCGGGATGCTGCTGACGCTTCTGGCGGTGACAGGTATTCTGATTTACGCCCGGCGGCTGGCGCCGAAGGCCTCAGTGGCCGAGACTGCACCCGGCACGCTCATGCGGATGTGGGTGGCGATGGGGCCTTTCGCCTGGCCGTCTGCCGCGCTTTGCAGCATCGGCCTCGCGATGGCGGCAGCGAATATCGCAGCCGGCTGA